A single Micromonospora luteifusca DNA region contains:
- a CDS encoding class I SAM-dependent methyltransferase yields MAEPLTGASSGGAQAHGRHANRRSYHDGVLVNGYVDDPYHRVRRAVAARLMVDDVLGGGPVLELGCGPCSMVDPAELPVPLVVADMAEAALGAARRAAAGRALPVCLDATRGLPFRAGSFAGLLTGELIEHVFDPVALLRECHRVLAPGGLLVLTTPNLATVQDRLMFLTGRAPRQVDPLHPYLWLHIRPFTASLLRRVLRRVGFAPLALRSNHVGWRLPGGRWITSRLLARVAPGLGGSLICAARRLGEPSSSQDSGFRNNA; encoded by the coding sequence ATGGCCGAGCCACTGACCGGGGCCTCGTCGGGCGGCGCGCAGGCGCACGGCCGGCACGCCAACCGGCGCAGTTACCACGACGGCGTGTTGGTCAACGGGTACGTCGACGACCCGTACCACCGGGTCCGCCGGGCGGTCGCGGCCCGGCTGATGGTCGACGACGTTCTCGGGGGCGGGCCGGTGTTGGAACTGGGCTGCGGCCCGTGCAGCATGGTCGACCCGGCGGAGCTGCCCGTGCCGCTCGTGGTGGCGGACATGGCCGAGGCCGCGCTGGGTGCGGCCCGTCGAGCCGCCGCCGGTCGGGCGCTACCGGTCTGCCTGGACGCCACTCGCGGGCTGCCGTTTCGCGCCGGCAGCTTCGCCGGGCTGCTGACCGGTGAGCTGATCGAGCACGTCTTCGACCCGGTGGCGCTGCTGCGGGAGTGTCACCGGGTCCTCGCCCCGGGCGGGTTGCTGGTGCTCACCACCCCGAACCTGGCGACCGTGCAGGACCGGCTCATGTTCCTCACCGGCCGCGCGCCCCGTCAGGTGGATCCGCTGCACCCGTACCTCTGGTTGCACATCCGTCCGTTCACCGCGTCGCTGCTGCGACGGGTGCTTCGTCGAGTCGGTTTCGCGCCACTGGCGCTGCGCTCCAACCACGTGGGGTGGCGGCTGCCCGGCGGGCGCTGGATCACCTCCCGGTTGCTCGCTCGGGTCGCACCAGGGCTCGGCGGGTCGCTGATCTGCGCCGCACGACGCCTGGGCGAACCGTCTTCATCTCAGGATTCGGGGTTCCGGAACAACGCGTAA
- a CDS encoding CU044_5270 family protein, whose protein sequence is MKNRPDVMKSLADARPARLDPPGTAPLPFALTDVKAPVRRVRRLRAAALIPAGGLAVAAVAAVAVVAANPGGSAPTPGGSAPTPGGSATSAEAVRPLTAPEILLAAAERSSKDASGTGRYLVVRAESGSVLTVSSGTSTYEMTTRSSDETWLSRSGTEPTRVISQNLGMTPLTPSDAAAWRAAGSPEQVMVGKPLPTGEFGPGSPISTTAGPRRSSSSEGANTYAFGTTNISVRDLEKLPADPAALRTALLRHFDGGGGDLPTDREQWLLSVASSLIADIPVSGPVRAAAFRLIATLPGVRSLGDVADQRGRPGQGFAFTSGSAATGSIEHRFVVDAATGRALGEESRVLRPAGTTARLEPGSLLSYNVVLEQKTTDETPPN, encoded by the coding sequence ATGAAGAATCGCCCCGACGTCATGAAGTCTCTCGCCGACGCGCGGCCGGCGCGGTTGGACCCGCCCGGGACGGCACCATTGCCCTTCGCTCTGACGGACGTGAAGGCTCCCGTGCGCCGTGTGCGGCGTCTCCGGGCGGCCGCCCTGATCCCGGCCGGGGGGCTCGCGGTAGCGGCCGTCGCCGCGGTCGCTGTGGTCGCGGCCAACCCGGGCGGCTCCGCACCGACGCCCGGCGGCTCGGCGCCGACGCCCGGCGGGTCCGCGACGTCCGCCGAGGCGGTACGCCCCCTGACCGCGCCGGAGATCCTGCTGGCGGCCGCCGAGCGCAGCAGCAAGGACGCTTCGGGCACCGGCAGGTATCTGGTCGTCCGGGCGGAGAGCGGGTCGGTGCTCACCGTCAGTTCCGGCACCTCGACGTACGAGATGACGACCAGGTCGTCGGACGAGACCTGGTTGTCCCGCTCCGGGACGGAACCCACCCGGGTGATCTCCCAGAACCTCGGCATGACTCCGCTGACACCCTCGGATGCCGCCGCGTGGCGCGCCGCGGGATCGCCCGAGCAGGTGATGGTCGGCAAACCGCTGCCGACCGGCGAGTTCGGCCCCGGCTCTCCCATCAGCACTACCGCTGGGCCGCGGCGCAGCTCCTCATCGGAGGGCGCGAACACCTACGCCTTCGGCACCACCAACATCTCCGTACGCGATCTCGAGAAGCTCCCGGCGGACCCGGCGGCCCTGCGGACCGCGTTGCTCAGGCACTTCGACGGCGGCGGTGGTGACCTGCCCACCGACCGGGAGCAGTGGCTGCTGAGTGTCGCGTCCAGCCTGATCGCCGACATCCCGGTCAGCGGTCCTGTGCGTGCGGCGGCCTTCCGCCTGATCGCCACCCTGCCCGGCGTGCGGTCGCTGGGTGACGTGGCCGACCAGCGGGGGCGCCCCGGCCAAGGCTTCGCGTTCACCTCGGGGAGTGCCGCCACCGGCTCGATCGAGCATCGCTTCGTGGTCGACGCCGCGACCGGGCGCGCACTCGGCGAGGAGTCGCGCGTTCTGCGCCCGGCGGGCACGACGGCCAGGCTCGAACCCGGAAGTCTTCTCAGCTACAACGTCGTCCTGGAGCAGAAGACCACCGACGAGACGCCGCCGAATTAG
- a CDS encoding RNA polymerase sigma factor encodes MADPETAPEFTALYADNRGRVYAYAVARAGRSLADEVVAETFLVAWRRFAQMPRGAALPWLLGVARNVIRQRYRDEERQRAIAAEMLAWAADAPDVADGVAERSAILTALAGLSENDREVLTLTAWDGLSPRAAARVVNCSAPAFLVRLHRARNRLTRAVAAAGEPRAAESRSTKPTITAPAVTKPVVAKEPSR; translated from the coding sequence GTGGCAGACCCTGAGACGGCACCGGAGTTCACCGCGCTGTACGCCGACAACCGCGGACGCGTCTACGCCTACGCCGTCGCTCGCGCCGGCAGGTCGCTCGCGGACGAGGTCGTGGCCGAGACGTTTCTCGTCGCTTGGCGGCGCTTCGCGCAGATGCCCAGAGGGGCGGCACTGCCGTGGCTGCTCGGTGTCGCGCGCAACGTGATCCGCCAGCGATATCGCGACGAGGAACGGCAACGGGCCATTGCCGCCGAGATGCTGGCGTGGGCAGCCGACGCACCCGATGTCGCCGACGGCGTCGCCGAGCGGTCGGCGATCCTGACGGCGCTCGCAGGGCTGTCGGAGAACGACCGGGAAGTGCTGACCCTGACCGCCTGGGATGGGCTCTCACCCCGTGCGGCGGCCCGGGTCGTGAACTGTTCCGCCCCGGCGTTCCTCGTGCGCCTGCACCGAGCCCGCAACCGCCTCACCCGTGCCGTCGCGGCCGCTGGGGAGCCGCGGGCCGCCGAGTCACGTTCCACGAAGCCGACCATCACCGCGCCGGCCGTCACGAAGCCGGTTGTCGCCAAGGAGCCGAGCCGATGA
- a CDS encoding bifunctional metallophosphatase/5'-nucleotidase codes for MRDSARLLRRGRSALVAAVAAGLLLAGGAAPPAALASPAGARPGTPVPVQLLSITDLHGYFGDYTTTVPGARAGEPARQVGGGAYLTAHLKQRQAGQQNSILFSAGDDFSGWPNETGWFWNEPTVEYLNSIGLDFSTVGNHEMDRGYEFLRHMDDGTCRWRPDNDICFTDSTGQRFHGADYDYYSGSLVDDRSGKPKMPPYHVEYVSDGHGGRLPVGFVHATTKLMSEEQMSYTPEGFDFLDEADTVNKYAAVLRQQGVKAIVAVIHEGFTQQSGAGYDECVNPSGPMYDANARISPDVDAIVTGHWHALVNCMLPDPAGNPRPVVEAANHGRLFNEINLQLDPRTGEVLRDRTTSVNHANTQDVTPDPETLRIADYWRAELTKRSNLPVARVTADLTRAPGDSAESGMYNVTADAFLWAANKDGKADLAVAMPGILRRDVQYAADPANPADAPGRVLFSEIALGTVYDSGIGVGLVRGDVTGAQLDKLLESQWQQAADGTVTYRQMAVSGNVQYRYDLSRPVGDRVDPGSVRIGGKPLKPRSTYRIATLANNFFAKNATPGFTALFDARKQDRSLYNGGDALWRYLEKASPVRPPALNRATPVRSS; via the coding sequence ATGCGTGACAGCGCTCGATTGCTCCGGCGCGGCCGATCCGCCCTGGTCGCCGCAGTGGCCGCCGGCCTGCTGCTGGCGGGTGGAGCGGCCCCGCCGGCCGCCCTCGCCTCGCCCGCCGGCGCCCGGCCGGGCACGCCGGTTCCGGTGCAACTGTTGTCCATCACGGACCTGCACGGCTACTTCGGCGACTACACCACGACCGTGCCCGGGGCCCGGGCCGGCGAGCCGGCCCGTCAGGTCGGCGGCGGCGCCTACCTGACCGCACACCTCAAGCAGCGCCAGGCCGGCCAGCAGAACTCGATCCTCTTCTCCGCCGGGGACGACTTCAGCGGTTGGCCGAACGAGACCGGATGGTTCTGGAACGAACCGACCGTCGAGTACCTGAACTCGATCGGGCTGGACTTCTCCACGGTCGGCAACCATGAGATGGACCGAGGCTACGAGTTCCTCCGGCACATGGACGACGGCACCTGCCGGTGGCGGCCCGACAACGACATCTGCTTCACCGACTCAACCGGCCAGCGATTCCACGGCGCGGACTACGACTACTACTCCGGCAGCCTGGTGGACGACCGCAGCGGCAAGCCCAAGATGCCGCCGTACCACGTGGAGTACGTCAGCGACGGGCACGGCGGCCGACTGCCGGTCGGTTTCGTGCACGCCACCACCAAGCTCATGTCCGAGGAGCAGATGTCCTACACCCCGGAGGGGTTCGACTTCCTCGACGAGGCCGACACGGTCAACAAGTACGCGGCGGTGCTGCGCCAGCAGGGCGTGAAGGCCATCGTGGCGGTCATCCACGAGGGCTTCACCCAGCAGTCCGGTGCCGGGTACGACGAGTGCGTCAACCCGTCCGGCCCGATGTACGACGCCAACGCCCGGATTTCCCCGGACGTCGACGCGATCGTCACCGGACACTGGCACGCCCTCGTGAACTGCATGCTCCCCGACCCGGCCGGCAACCCGCGCCCGGTGGTGGAGGCGGCCAACCACGGCCGGCTGTTCAACGAGATCAACCTGCAGCTCGACCCGCGTACCGGTGAGGTGCTGCGGGACCGGACGACCTCGGTCAATCACGCCAACACCCAGGACGTGACCCCGGACCCCGAGACCCTGCGGATCGCCGACTACTGGCGGGCCGAGCTGACGAAGCGGTCGAACCTGCCGGTCGCGCGGGTGACCGCCGACCTGACCCGCGCCCCGGGCGACAGCGCCGAGTCGGGCATGTACAACGTCACCGCCGACGCGTTCCTCTGGGCCGCGAACAAGGACGGCAAGGCCGACCTGGCGGTCGCGATGCCCGGCATCCTGCGCCGGGACGTCCAGTACGCCGCCGACCCGGCCAACCCGGCCGATGCCCCGGGCCGGGTGCTCTTCTCCGAGATCGCGCTCGGCACCGTCTACGACAGCGGCATCGGGGTGGGGCTGGTCCGGGGCGACGTGACCGGCGCCCAGCTCGACAAACTGCTGGAGAGTCAGTGGCAGCAGGCCGCGGACGGCACTGTGACGTACCGGCAGATGGCGGTGTCGGGCAACGTCCAGTACCGCTACGACCTGTCCAGGCCGGTCGGCGACCGGGTCGACCCCGGCAGCGTGCGGATCGGCGGGAAGCCGCTGAAGCCCCGGTCGACGTACCGGATCGCGACCCTGGCGAACAACTTCTTCGCCAAGAACGCCACGCCGGGCTTCACCGCACTCTTCGACGCGCGCAAGCAGGACCGCAGCCTGTACAACGGCGGTGACGCCCTGTGGCGCTACCTGGAGAAGGCATCCCCGGTCCGACCGCCCGCGCTGAACCGGGCGACCCCGGTGCGATCGAGCTGA
- a CDS encoding glycoside hydrolase family 6 protein: protein MTMSGRGRVPARVRPVLATAVSVLVVGVLAGGGPAQAADPPPRVDNPYVGAQVYVNPEWADRAAAEPGGDTVAGQPTAVWLDTFVEPNSLPNLVANTGSRYTATPACDEVQARGTYQQGIGYALARLGTVPNVYAYLDISHHGEVGWPEDSAPLTALLLEAASTAGSTVANVHGFVANTANYSVLREEYFRADDVVNGQPVYQSRWVDWNPFVDEVPYAQHLRELLTGAGFSPEVGVVVDTSRNGWGGPARPAGPATAGDVNTYVDGSRIDRRARVGNWCNQKGSGLGQRPAVEPEPGIDAYAWVKPPGESDGASGTPNSGQPYEPLCDPYYLPPRGSSYDTGAMPDAPPFGEWFPAHFRQLLANAWPPV from the coding sequence ATGACCATGTCAGGTCGAGGACGCGTACCCGCCCGGGTCCGACCGGTCCTCGCCACCGCCGTGTCCGTCCTCGTCGTGGGGGTGCTCGCCGGCGGCGGGCCGGCGCAGGCCGCCGATCCGCCGCCCAGGGTGGACAACCCGTACGTCGGAGCCCAGGTCTACGTCAATCCCGAGTGGGCCGATCGGGCCGCCGCCGAGCCGGGCGGCGACACGGTCGCCGGCCAGCCGACCGCCGTCTGGCTGGACACCTTCGTCGAGCCGAACTCGCTGCCCAACCTTGTCGCCAACACCGGCTCCCGGTACACCGCCACCCCGGCCTGCGACGAGGTGCAGGCGCGCGGCACCTACCAACAGGGGATCGGGTACGCCCTGGCCCGGCTCGGCACCGTGCCGAACGTCTACGCGTACCTGGACATCAGTCACCACGGCGAAGTCGGCTGGCCGGAGGATTCCGCTCCGCTGACCGCCTTGCTGTTGGAGGCCGCGAGCACCGCCGGCAGCACGGTGGCGAACGTGCACGGCTTCGTCGCCAACACCGCCAACTACTCCGTTCTACGCGAGGAGTACTTCCGCGCCGACGACGTCGTCAACGGCCAGCCGGTGTACCAGTCCCGGTGGGTCGACTGGAACCCGTTCGTCGACGAGGTGCCCTACGCGCAACACCTGCGCGAACTGCTGACGGGGGCGGGCTTCTCCCCGGAGGTGGGCGTAGTCGTCGACACCTCTCGCAACGGCTGGGGCGGCCCGGCCCGACCCGCCGGGCCGGCGACCGCGGGTGATGTGAACACATACGTCGACGGCAGCCGGATCGATCGGCGGGCCAGGGTCGGCAACTGGTGCAACCAGAAGGGCTCCGGCCTCGGCCAGCGACCAGCCGTCGAACCGGAACCGGGCATCGACGCGTACGCGTGGGTCAAGCCGCCCGGCGAGTCCGACGGCGCGAGTGGCACCCCGAATTCAGGCCAACCGTACGAGCCTCTGTGCGACCCGTACTACCTGCCGCCCCGCGGTTCCTCGTACGACACCGGGGCGATGCCGGACGCCCCGCCGTTCGGAGAGTGGTTCCCGGCGCATTTCCGTCAGCTGCTGGCCAATGCCTGGCCGCCGGTCTGA
- a CDS encoding FAD-binding oxidoreductase, whose protein sequence is MHPIHNPTDNGTPITEDAAARLTAQTVGPVLLPGNEQYDTECASYNLAIPQQPALVVGAANAADVQAAVRFAAEQGLPVAVLATGHSALPSAGALLITTRRMDAVTIDAEARTARIEAGVRWQQVVDAAAKHGLAPLNGAAPTVGAVGYTLGGGLSPIGRTFGFAADHVHLIELVTADGELRTVTATDEPDLFWALRGGKGNFGVVTALEFALFPVSQIYGGGLFFPGEQAAEVLKAWGRWTAGVPDELTSSVALLQLPPVPEVPEPLRGRLVAHVRIAYLGAAEEGERLIAPLRAVAPTLIDSVTEMPYTAVGSIHADPPTPIPFVDRSALLREFTPELVDTIITQAGPGSGSPLTVLEIRHLGGAFDRRPEPTNAIDLGDAAFAFYAVAVGAPDQAEAFQGYLTRLIQAIQPWSTGGRFVNLLGASDANAEGVAAAYPPKTYERLAAIKRSYDPTNIFRVNHNIIPA, encoded by the coding sequence ATGCACCCCATTCACAATCCAACCGACAACGGCACTCCGATCACGGAGGATGCCGCTGCACGGCTCACCGCCCAGACGGTCGGACCAGTACTACTCCCCGGTAACGAGCAGTACGACACCGAGTGCGCGTCGTACAACCTCGCCATTCCGCAGCAGCCGGCGCTCGTGGTCGGCGCCGCCAACGCCGCCGACGTGCAAGCCGCTGTCCGCTTCGCCGCCGAGCAGGGCCTACCGGTCGCGGTGCTCGCCACCGGTCACTCCGCGCTCCCCTCGGCCGGAGCCCTCCTGATCACCACCCGGCGGATGGACGCGGTCACCATCGACGCCGAGGCACGTACCGCCCGGATCGAGGCCGGCGTGCGGTGGCAACAGGTCGTCGACGCGGCGGCCAAGCACGGGCTGGCGCCACTCAACGGAGCGGCCCCGACCGTCGGCGCAGTCGGCTACACGCTCGGCGGTGGATTGAGCCCGATCGGACGCACCTTCGGCTTCGCCGCCGACCACGTCCACCTGATCGAACTCGTCACCGCGGACGGCGAGCTGCGCACGGTGACCGCGACCGACGAGCCGGACCTGTTCTGGGCGCTGCGCGGCGGCAAGGGCAACTTCGGCGTGGTCACCGCGCTGGAATTCGCCCTTTTCCCGGTCAGCCAGATCTACGGCGGTGGCCTCTTCTTCCCGGGTGAGCAGGCGGCCGAGGTGCTGAAGGCGTGGGGACGCTGGACCGCCGGCGTGCCGGACGAGTTGACCTCGTCGGTTGCATTGCTGCAGTTGCCACCGGTCCCCGAGGTGCCCGAGCCACTCCGCGGCCGGCTGGTGGCGCACGTACGGATCGCCTACCTCGGTGCGGCGGAGGAGGGCGAGCGGCTGATCGCCCCGCTGCGCGCGGTCGCCCCGACACTGATCGACTCGGTGACCGAAATGCCGTACACCGCGGTCGGCTCGATCCATGCCGACCCGCCGACCCCGATCCCGTTCGTGGACCGCTCGGCGCTGCTACGGGAGTTCACCCCGGAACTGGTCGACACGATCATCACCCAGGCCGGCCCGGGCTCGGGCAGCCCGCTGACCGTTCTGGAGATCCGGCACCTCGGTGGGGCATTCGACCGCCGCCCGGAGCCAACGAACGCGATCGACCTGGGAGACGCCGCTTTCGCCTTCTACGCCGTCGCGGTCGGTGCCCCGGACCAGGCCGAGGCGTTCCAGGGTTACCTGACCCGCCTGATCCAGGCCATCCAGCCGTGGAGCACCGGCGGGCGGTTCGTCAACCTGCTGGGCGCCAGCGACGCCAATGCCGAAGGGGTCGCGGCGGCCTACCCGCCGAAGACGTACGAGCGACTGGCCGCGATCAAGCGCAGCTACGACCCGACCAACATCTTCCGCGTCAACCACAACATCATCCCCGCCTGA
- a CDS encoding TetR/AcrR family transcriptional regulator, which yields MTSEDFIPARLRRLWGRSETSRLGRPAALDVHRVVAASVEIADRDGLGGVTLPKVAKNLGVTGMSLYRYVGSKDELLELMADAALGVPPTIPTEDWRHGLRGWAFEHRAVLQRRPWLTRVPTSGPPSGPNQIAWMETGLAVLSRTPLDWAHKIGVLSLISGYVTQSVRQYSDLAEGRAEGQGQADAERDYGRALARLVEPERFPETARLFSSTLFEAPPSDTPDATIADADFTLGLDLILDGVAVRIGPPAAQT from the coding sequence ATGACCAGCGAGGACTTCATTCCGGCTCGGCTGCGCAGGCTGTGGGGCAGGTCGGAGACCTCGCGCCTCGGGCGGCCGGCGGCCCTCGACGTCCACCGCGTCGTCGCCGCGTCGGTGGAGATCGCCGACCGCGACGGGCTCGGCGGCGTGACCCTTCCCAAGGTTGCGAAGAACCTCGGCGTCACCGGCATGTCGCTCTACCGGTACGTCGGATCCAAGGACGAACTGCTCGAACTGATGGCCGACGCCGCCCTGGGCGTGCCACCAACGATCCCCACCGAGGACTGGCGCCACGGGCTGCGCGGCTGGGCCTTCGAGCATCGCGCGGTGCTCCAACGTCGGCCGTGGCTGACGCGCGTGCCCACCTCCGGGCCGCCGTCCGGGCCGAACCAGATCGCCTGGATGGAGACCGGGCTGGCGGTCCTGTCCCGGACCCCCCTCGACTGGGCGCACAAGATCGGCGTCCTGTCGCTGATCAGCGGCTACGTCACGCAGTCGGTGCGGCAGTACAGCGACCTTGCCGAGGGCAGGGCCGAAGGCCAGGGACAGGCCGACGCCGAGCGCGACTACGGCCGTGCGTTGGCACGGCTCGTCGAGCCCGAGCGCTTCCCCGAGACTGCCCGGCTGTTCTCCTCGACGCTGTTCGAGGCGCCGCCGTCGGACACTCCCGATGCGACGATCGCCGACGCGGACTTCACGCTCGGGCTGGACCTGATCCTCGACGGCGTGGCCGTCCGAATTGGACCGCCGGCCGCGCAGACCTGA
- a CDS encoding DUF418 domain-containing protein: MSVETAPRRTSRGPVLRAERALAPDLTRGAMLLIIALANVAGVVFAGEPGLDATPAGIDRGINFLLFELVHARGYPVFAVMFGYGLVQLARRQDAAGATPRQVRSVLLRRNLWLVAFGFAHAALLYYGDFLGAYGIVGVVMTVLLLRRGEKLHRIVLVLWALMAVEVLILGAIVASTIAGSGGSAPLPAGRVDSLAASGYLASVADRLGEWPMHTLTVVPFIVIAWLGMWAARRRVLEELARHRTLLRWTAALGLGVAVAGGLPAALMSAGWLHVDKPTASLILMLHGASGMFAGPGYAALFGLFALRVTRPGPIVGALSALGQRSLSGYLFQSVAWLLLLAPFTLALGQRLGSPTVTGVLIAVTVWLATVLIASLLDRRGQGGPAEIVLRRLTYRPRS; the protein is encoded by the coding sequence ATGAGCGTTGAGACGGCACCACGGCGGACATCGAGAGGGCCGGTCCTGCGCGCCGAACGCGCCCTCGCGCCGGATCTGACCCGGGGAGCGATGTTGCTGATCATCGCCCTGGCCAACGTCGCCGGGGTCGTCTTCGCCGGCGAGCCCGGCCTGGATGCCACACCGGCAGGCATCGACCGCGGCATCAACTTCCTGCTCTTCGAGCTCGTCCACGCACGCGGCTACCCGGTCTTCGCCGTGATGTTCGGCTACGGACTGGTCCAGCTCGCCCGACGCCAGGACGCCGCCGGCGCCACACCCCGGCAGGTCCGCTCGGTGCTGTTGCGCCGCAACCTCTGGCTCGTCGCCTTCGGGTTCGCACATGCCGCGCTGCTGTACTACGGCGACTTCCTCGGCGCGTACGGCATCGTCGGGGTCGTGATGACCGTCCTGCTGCTGCGCCGCGGTGAGAAGCTCCACCGGATCGTCCTGGTGCTCTGGGCGCTGATGGCGGTCGAGGTCCTGATCCTCGGCGCCATCGTCGCGAGCACCATCGCGGGTTCAGGCGGATCCGCACCGCTTCCGGCAGGCCGTGTCGATTCCCTCGCCGCGTCCGGCTACCTCGCATCCGTCGCGGATCGTCTCGGCGAATGGCCGATGCACACGCTGACCGTCGTGCCCTTCATCGTCATCGCCTGGCTGGGCATGTGGGCCGCCCGCCGCCGCGTCCTGGAGGAGCTGGCCCGGCATCGGACGCTGCTCAGGTGGACCGCCGCCCTGGGGCTCGGCGTCGCCGTCGCCGGAGGTCTGCCGGCCGCCCTGATGAGCGCCGGGTGGCTGCACGTCGACAAGCCGACCGCCAGCCTGATCCTCATGCTCCACGGTGCCAGCGGAATGTTCGCCGGTCCGGGCTACGCCGCGCTCTTCGGCCTGTTCGCCCTGCGGGTGACCCGGCCCGGCCCCATCGTCGGTGCGCTCAGCGCCCTCGGCCAACGTTCCCTGTCCGGATATCTGTTCCAGTCGGTGGCGTGGCTTCTCCTCCTGGCACCCTTCACGCTCGCCCTGGGCCAGCGCCTCGGCAGCCCCACGGTGACCGGTGTGCTCATCGCGGTCACCGTCTGGCTGGCAACCGTGCTGATCGCCAGCCTGCTCGACAGGCGCGGGCAGGGCGGGCCGGCCGAGATCGTCCTGCGCCGGCTGACCTACCGGCCGCGAAGCTAG
- a CDS encoding cellulose-binding domain-containing protein, translating to MTILRARPASILAIVAALAAVTATGTALLTGPAAAAQGCRVDYTPNQWPGGFTANIKVAPGDTAVSSWTVTWTYAGDERVTNGWNATVSQSGSAVTARNASYNGSIPAGGSTEFGVQGTFGSSGGVPTGFSLNGVPCNGAGPTPTTAPPTTAPPTTAPPTTAPPTTAPPTTAPPTTAPPTTAPPTTGPPSGCAGAVLCDGFENQTGSTPSGDWTVVNPDCSGAGTASIDTATTHSGSRAVRINGAAGYCNHVFIRSTKNLSGLGSVRYGRIWVRHTTAQPTDHTTMMAMTDSGDGNKDLRLGGQNGALQWNRASDDATLPEQSPAGVAQSVPLPTNRWSCLEFMVDGAAGQLRTWLDGTAITGLTADGVPTHDIDGQWYNRTWRPQLTDLKLGWESYGGGSDTLWYDDVAVGSSRIGC from the coding sequence ATGACGATTCTCCGTGCCCGCCCCGCCTCGATCCTCGCGATCGTCGCCGCGCTGGCCGCCGTGACCGCGACCGGCACAGCCCTGCTCACCGGTCCGGCCGCGGCCGCTCAGGGCTGCCGGGTCGACTACACGCCCAACCAGTGGCCCGGCGGATTCACCGCCAACATCAAGGTCGCCCCCGGCGACACCGCCGTCTCCAGTTGGACCGTCACCTGGACGTACGCCGGGGACGAGCGCGTCACGAACGGCTGGAACGCGACGGTCAGCCAGTCCGGATCGGCGGTGACCGCCCGCAACGCGTCGTACAACGGCAGCATCCCGGCCGGCGGCTCCACCGAGTTCGGCGTGCAGGGCACGTTCGGCTCCAGCGGCGGCGTGCCGACCGGGTTCAGCCTGAACGGCGTACCGTGCAACGGCGCCGGCCCGACCCCGACCACCGCGCCGCCGACTACCGCGCCGCCGACTACCGCTCCGCCGACTACCGCGCCGCCGACTACCGCTCCGCCGACTACCGCTCCGCCGACTACCGCGCCGCCAACCACCGCTCCGCCGACCACTGGTCCGCCGAGCGGGTGTGCCGGGGCGGTGCTCTGTGACGGCTTCGAGAACCAGACCGGCTCGACGCCGTCCGGCGACTGGACGGTGGTGAACCCGGACTGTTCCGGCGCCGGCACGGCCAGCATCGACACGGCCACCACGCACAGCGGCAGCCGGGCGGTCCGGATCAACGGTGCCGCCGGCTACTGCAACCACGTCTTTATCAGGTCCACGAAGAACCTCAGCGGCCTGGGCAGTGTCCGGTACGGCCGGATCTGGGTTCGGCACACCACCGCCCAGCCCACCGATCACACCACGATGATGGCGATGACCGACTCCGGCGACGGCAACAAGGACCTGCGCCTGGGCGGCCAGAACGGCGCCCTGCAGTGGAACCGCGCCTCCGACGACGCGACTCTGCCCGAGCAGAGTCCCGCCGGGGTGGCGCAGAGCGTGCCACTGCCCACCAATCGCTGGTCCTGTCTGGAGTTCATGGTGGATGGCGCGGCCGGTCAGCTGCGTACCTGGCTGGACGGCACTGCCATCACCGGGCTGACCGCGGACGGCGTACCGACGCACGACATCGACGGCCAGTGGTACAACCGCACCTGGCGGCCGCAGCTCACCGACCTGAAGCTGGGCTGGGAGAGCTACGGTGGCGGGTCCGACACCCTCTGGTACGACGATGTCGCGGTCGGGTCCAGCCGGATCGGCTGCTGA